Proteins from a single region of Cydia amplana chromosome 17, ilCydAmpl1.1, whole genome shotgun sequence:
- the LOC134655890 gene encoding inner centromere protein A-like yields MPARTRTVRAPKASKENVDNLLKNKAKNTGQVTKPARKPLADKTNSASDENTSPEPVKKVIKTSSKPIRKPSATVPVTNDENRPRRNRRLPPRYVENEVLNKLSNSKENAVSPTKSLKKTPVKSTVNVESPFKTPTTVLDNSLLANRPKRVSRLPSKFDENSSPNKFVPTHCHTSTPLVSKAHEKPKDVRKAVVGKQKQSQQQKIENAPLQIMPRRVSPRKGTLQKASSQNTSSEKATSRKVTPQKSPQNQIPNKVTPQKTKVTRKKLVQKKLSEVVKNNIDTNLNQKQERVRRLRNPVKYKEDTLSPKVESPEKKSTNTERRKILKANSSFRILEEKKSKNGEQDIYEFTFDPSEEPAPQKKKRKKVTTRKPTKPKTRVYNNNYEKNIARALADLKNVVTKQKPDSQTATKTTNSVHSGTQQASNKTVVSAPNPSSTVISTVAEIHPDYEQNKARALTDLKNVVTKQKPDSQTATKTSNSVQPGNNVMQPANNKTTVSAPNPSSTVISTVAEIHPDYEKNKARALTDLKNVVTKQKPDSQTATKTSNSVQTGNNVMQQASNKTVVSAPNPSSTVISTVAEIHPDSEKNKARALTDLKNVVSKQNPESETATKISNTVQPGNVMQQASNETAAPNPSSIVISTVAEIHPDPAQNTSVRSNVSTKHVSYRVEDIAADFDASMDHEINYSPVNSPHRMEPEPESCPSNTNSEYIRPDDPLNLRNDLSFFDDQPVANSSMNASKNPTATPWRIEFESLPIKWQANTYVKPDMTPALESSFVNHFDDSKKKHVYTNMVTESNMALPEIEDDAPKLKQTSIISFIKEVVEKQSNRKKRGASATPTKANSLFDMPNITSRSVATPRKETSGASNNSAENEICDNKPQKRKNNVDNNPTPAKLPRKDNENTLFGFDDSGNQDQENVSPVKVNNNRLRSLRSRSGAVLKEINKQTGPMRAELPAAMKAKLPPSSEAVEKIYDHMKSAADAPVLLDKQGDAEVTNVEMADGLEDDSQSVHLFEDIELIHHLKPTRKSYGKARKVAFQNTSDSSSETEARNQSSDDEPDNLEDLSFHLPQVKPKKATKKKKTKKQVLSKKEKAEVDAWAASFNSMCEDIEEFDLVVE; encoded by the exons ATGCCTGCTAGGACCCGCACAGTCAGAGCGCCAAAAGCGTCCAAAGAAAATGTAGACAACCTGCTCAAAAATAAGGCGAAAAACACAGGGCAAGTCACAAAACCGGCACGTAAACCTTTGGCGGACAAAACGAACTCTGCTTCAGATGAGAATACTAGTCCAGAGCCTGTAAAAAAGGTTATCAAGACGTCGAGCAAACCAATACGAAAACCTAGTGCAACAGTTCCGGTTACTAATGACGAAAACAGACCACGTAGAAATAGGCGTCTGCCACCTAGATATGTTGAAAACGAAGTGTTAAACAAACTGTCTAACAGTAAAGAAAATGCAGTTTCTCCTACCAAGTCACTTAAAAAAACCCCTGTTAAAAGCACCGTGAATGTAGAATCGCCATTCAAAACGCCAACTACAGTACTAGATAACAGTCTGCTTGCAAATAGACCGAAGAGAGTCAGCAGGCTACCATCTAAATTTGATGAAAACTCAAGTCCTAACAAGTTTGTTCCAACTCATTGTCATACTAGCACACCACTGGTGTCTAAAGCACATGAGAAGCCTAAAGATGTTAGAAAAGCGGTTGTTGGCAAACAGAAACAATCCCAACAACAAAAAATTGAAAATGCACCATTACAAATAATGCCACGAAGAGTTTCACCAAGAAAAGGTACATTGCAGAAAGCATCATCACAAAATACTTCATCAGAAAAAGCTACCTCACGGAAAGTGACACCTCAAAAAAGTCCTCAAAATCAAATACCCAACAAAGTTACACCACAGAAAACTAAGGTCACTCGGAAAAAACTTGTACAAAAGAAATTAAGTGAAGTTGTGAAGAACAACATAGATACAAACTTAAATCAGAAACAAGAAAGGGTAAGACGGCTGAGAAACCCTGTCAAATATAAAGAGGATACCCTAAGTCCAAAAGTAGAGAGTCCTGAAAAGAAATCAACAAATACTGAACGCAGGAAAATTTTAAAAGCGAATTCTTCATTTAGAATTCTAGAAGagaaaaaatcgaaaaatggtGAACAAGACATTTATGAATTCACATTTGACCCCTCTGAAGAACCTGCACCTCAAAAGAAGAAAAGGAAGAAAGTTACTACTAGAAAACCGACCAAACCAAAGACGAGAGTCTATAACAACAATTATGAGAAAAACATCGCAAGAGCTTTGGCAgacttgaaaaatgtagttaccaaacaaaaACCAGACAGTCAAACGGCCACAAAAACCACAAATAGTGTGCACTCAGGTACGCAACAAGCAAGTAACAAAACAGTAGTCTCTGCTCCTAACCCATCTTCAACAGTCATCAGCACAGTTGCCGAGATACACCCTGATTATGAGCAAAACAAGGCAAGAGCTTTGACAgacttgaaaaatgtagttaccaaacaaaaACCAGACAGTCAAACAGCCACAAAAACCTCTAATAGTGTGCAACCAGGTAATAATGTTATGCAACCAGCAAATAACAAAACAACAGTCTCTGCTCCTAACCCATCTTCAACAGTCATCAGCACAGTTGCCGAGATACACCCTGATTATGAGAAAAACAAGGCAAGAGCTTTGACAgacttgaaaaatgtagttaccaaacaaaaACCAGACAGTCAAACAGCCACAAAAACCTCTAATAGTGTGCAAACAGGTAATAATGTTATGCAACAAGCAAGTAACAAAACAGTAGTCTCTGCTCCTAACCCATCTTCAACAGTCATCAGCACAGTTGCCGAGATACACCCTGATTCTGAGAAAAACAAGGCAAGAGCTTTGACAGACTTGAAAAATGTTGTTTCTAAACAAAATCCGGAGAGTGAAACAGCCACTAAAATCTCAAATACTGTGCAACCAGGTAATGTTATGCAACAAGCAAGTAACGAAACAGCAGCACCTAACCCATCGTCAATAGTCATCAGCACAGTTGCCGAGATACACCCTGATCCAGCCCAAAATACATCCGTAAGAAGTAATGTGTCCACTAAACATGTTTCATACAGGGTTGAAGACATAGCTGCTGATTTTGATGCTTCCATGGATCATGAAATTAACTACTCTCCAGTGAACTCTCCTCACAGAATGGAACCAGAGCCAGAAAGTTGTCCATCCAATACAAACTCAGAGTACATTAGGCCTGATGATCCTCTAAATTTACGTAATGATTTAAGCTTTTTTGATGACCAACCCGTCGCGAATAGTAGTATGAATGCATCAAAGAACCCAACTGCAACACCATGGCGTATTGAATTTGAAAGTCTACCCATTAAATGGCAGGCAAACACATATGTGAAACCAGACATGACTCCCGCTTTAGAAAGCTCTTTTGTCAACCATTTTGATGACAGCAAGAAGAAACATGTTTATACTAACATGGTTACAGAATCTAATATGGCTTTACCAGAAATAGAAGATGACGCTCCTAAATTAAAGCAAACAAGCATAATTTCATTTATCAAAGAAGTTGTTGAGAAGCAATCTAATAGAAAGAAGAGGGGAGCCTCAGCCACACCTACAAAAGCTAATTcattatttgatatgcctaataTAACATCAAGAAGTGTTGCCACACCAAGGAAAGAAACATCCGGGGCTTCCAACAACAGTGCAGAAAATGAAATTTGTGACAACAAACCACAGAAACGTAAAAATAATGTTGATAATAATCCCACTCCAGCAAAACTACCTCGTAAAGACAATGAGAATACACTATTCGGTTTTGATGACAGCGGAAACCAGGACCAAGAGAATGTTTCACCAGTAAAAGTTAATAATAACAGATTACGAAGCCTCAGGTCTCGATCAGGAGCTGTgctcaaagaaataaataagcaaACGGGACCTATGAGGGCTGAATTACCCGCTGCAATGAAAGCTAAGCTTCCCCCAAGCTCAGAGGCAGTAGAGAAGATCTATGATCACATGAAGTCTGCCGCTGATGCACCGGTATTGCTGGATAAGCAGGGAGATGCTGAGGTTACAAATGTTGAGATGGCTGATGGCTTGGAAGATGATAGCCAATCAGTGCATTTATTTGAAGACATTGAGTTAATTCATCATTTGAAG CCAACCCGCAAAAGCTATGGCAAGGCCAGAAAGGTGGCATTCCAAAACACATCCGACAGCTCATCTGAGACCGAAGCTCGCAACCAGTCCAGTGATGATGAACCCGACAACCTTGAAGACCTGAGCTTCCATCTGCCGCAGGTCAAACCCAAGAAAGCCACTAAGAAGAAGAAAACTAAGAAACAGGTGCTGTCAAAGAAAGAG AAAGCGGAGGTGGACGCCTGGGCAGCAAGTTTCAACTCTATGTGCGAAGATATTGAAGAGTTTGACTTGGTCGTTGAGTAA